One segment of Leptospiraceae bacterium DNA contains the following:
- a CDS encoding response regulator → MKTTNCKILYVDDEKENLTSFKLLFRKDFDVIIANSAAEGLSLITQEEFQVIISDQRMPIMTGIEFLEHVSDEQPNIIRILLTGYGDTSAMQTAIDKGTVYQILSKPFDREEMKAVLRNAIELYYNKNKNKTE, encoded by the coding sequence ATGAAAACAACTAATTGTAAAATATTATATGTAGATGATGAAAAAGAAAATCTCACAAGCTTTAAACTTCTCTTCAGAAAAGATTTTGATGTAATTATTGCAAATTCTGCAGCAGAAGGATTATCTTTAATAACACAAGAAGAATTTCAAGTTATAATCTCAGACCAAAGAATGCCCATTATGACTGGGATTGAATTTTTAGAACACGTTTCAGATGAACAACCAAATATTATTCGAATATTGCTTACGGGTTATGGCGATACTTCCGCTATGCAGACTGCTATAGATAAAGGAACAGTTTACCAAATCCTCTCCAAACCATTTGATAGAGAAGAAATGAAAGCAGTTTTAAGAAATGCGATAGAGTTATATTATAATAAGAATAAAAATAAGACAGAGTAA
- a CDS encoding TlpA family protein disulfide reductase: protein MIYEVGFDEPKFFSEYIANQNVILNFWSIDCVPCKKEIPEILKTFSNSKNTKLYFINIDSKSEEEKVKLAIEEFKIAKYSLLDIYQSAATSYIKPTVVVPASVIIDKNGKIVYESIGFETNTISNLEKKSKNLK from the coding sequence ATGATTTATGAAGTAGGTTTTGATGAGCCAAAGTTCTTTTCAGAATATATAGCAAATCAGAATGTAATTTTAAATTTCTGGTCGATTGACTGTGTGCCTTGTAAAAAAGAAATCCCCGAAATTCTAAAAACATTTTCGAATTCTAAAAATACTAAGCTTTATTTCATCAATATTGATTCAAAGTCAGAAGAAGAAAAAGTAAAACTAGCAATTGAAGAATTTAAAATCGCAAAGTATTCTCTTTTAGATATATACCAATCAGCCGCAACTTCTTACATTAAACCAACTGTGGTCGTTCCTGCCAGTGTAATCATAGACAAAAATGGAAAAATCGTCTATGAATCTATTGGGTTTGAAACTAATACGATTTCTAATCTAGAAAAGAAATCTAAAAACTTAAAGTAG
- a CDS encoding type II toxin-antitoxin system VapC family toxin, which yields MLLDSNTIIYISKDLSISKRFEGEELYTSIISKIEVLGFHKITKQDKIDTENFLNSIQILDFNNEIAEQSIRLRQKKNMSLGDSIIASTALLHKIPLVTANVDDFKWIKELKIINPLK from the coding sequence ATGCTTTTAGATAGTAATACTATCATTTATATTTCCAAAGACTTAAGTATTAGTAAACGATTTGAAGGCGAGGAGTTATATACTTCAATCATTTCGAAAATTGAAGTTTTAGGATTCCATAAAATTACAAAACAAGATAAAATTGATACAGAAAATTTCTTAAACTCAATCCAAATTCTAGATTTCAATAATGAAATAGCTGAACAATCCATCCGTCTCCGCCAAAAAAAGAATATGTCATTAGGTGATTCGATCATTGCCTCTACAGCCCTTCTACATAAAATTCCACTCGTGACTGCAAACGTAGATGATTTCAAATGGATCAAAGAATTGAAAATCATAAACCCTCTCAAATAA
- a CDS encoding endonuclease domain-containing protein codes for MKQQSMITGQKVNPDKVKFSKQLRAKMTKAEALLWEKLRKSQLEGIHFRRQQILFGFIADFYSHSKRLVVEVDGEIHKTQIQKDKERQLVFEQNGLTVIRFTNQEVEFETERVLQVIKNMINTT; via the coding sequence ATGAAACAGCAAAGTATGATAACAGGACAAAAGGTAAACCCTGATAAAGTTAAGTTTAGTAAACAGTTGCGAGCTAAAATGACAAAGGCAGAAGCTTTGCTTTGGGAAAAGTTAAGAAAAAGCCAACTGGAAGGGATACATTTTAGAAGACAGCAAATACTATTTGGTTTTATTGCAGATTTTTATTCTCATTCGAAAAGATTAGTCGTAGAAGTAGATGGCGAAATTCACAAAACACAAATTCAAAAGGATAAAGAAAGGCAATTAGTTTTTGAACAGAATGGTTTAACAGTTATACGTTTTACGAATCAAGAAGTAGAGTTCGAAACAGAAAGAGTGCTTCAAGTAATTAAAAATATGATAAATACCACTTAG
- a CDS encoding DUF2905 domain-containing protein: MESIGKNLIFFGIILIVVGILITLSGKFPFIGNLPGDINIKRENFSFYFPITTSIVLSIVFSFIMWLLNK, translated from the coding sequence ATGGAATCAATTGGGAAAAATTTAATCTTTTTTGGGATAATTTTAATAGTAGTCGGAATACTCATTACCTTGAGCGGCAAATTCCCGTTTATCGGAAATCTACCGGGAGATATAAATATCAAACGCGAAAATTTTAGTTTCTATTTTCCTATAACGACTTCTATTGTTCTAAGTATAGTTTTTTCATTTATCATGTGGCTTTTAAATAAATGA
- a CDS encoding DUF4436 family protein encodes METIEKKPFNKRIITIAILVGLFIFLYASALYFYHSDRTQRSADLSFGDDKAVDRMDVAVSLLGIDPIKGEVSLRFAPSPEGKFGKDGRLTQDLKFYTHIENGKSEVTLEKSRIPETVTGTISLYDGRVSDYPFDMHKTDFYVFFTNPKDELEEIPINLSFYGAISGFDVDVDYIPKAEFESNDSYMGIRIQISRSVIIKSFAIFLMIAMWLIGLAVFTITMVVAFQPRPIEFGMFTLIAGMLFALPAVRNLQPGVPPLGTLTDFISFFWAESLVAFSMPTLFFFWLTRYKKPE; translated from the coding sequence ATGGAAACTATAGAGAAAAAGCCTTTTAATAAAAGGATTATTACCATTGCTATTTTGGTCGGACTATTTATTTTTTTATATGCGAGCGCTCTTTATTTTTATCATAGTGATCGCACACAACGGTCTGCGGATTTATCCTTTGGGGACGATAAGGCGGTTGACCGAATGGATGTGGCCGTAAGTCTATTAGGAATTGATCCAATAAAAGGGGAAGTGTCTTTACGTTTTGCTCCCAGCCCTGAAGGAAAATTCGGGAAAGATGGAAGATTAACTCAAGATTTAAAATTTTACACTCATATCGAGAACGGCAAATCGGAAGTAACCCTTGAGAAAAGTCGTATCCCTGAAACTGTGACAGGCACTATCTCTCTCTATGACGGTCGAGTAAGTGATTATCCTTTTGATATGCATAAGACAGATTTTTATGTATTCTTTACTAATCCGAAAGATGAGTTGGAGGAAATTCCTATCAATCTTAGTTTTTACGGGGCTATCTCAGGATTTGATGTTGATGTTGATTATATTCCGAAGGCTGAATTTGAATCTAATGATAGTTATATGGGAATTCGTATTCAAATATCTCGATCAGTGATTATTAAATCTTTTGCAATTTTCTTAATGATCGCAATGTGGTTAATTGGATTGGCTGTATTTACAATCACTATGGTAGTTGCATTTCAACCTCGACCAATCGAATTTGGAATGTTTACTTTAATTGCTGGAATGTTATTCGCTTTGCCAGCAGTCCGCAATCTCCAACCAGGAGTACCACCTCTCGGCACTTTAACTGATTTTATATCTTTCTTTTGGGCTGAGTCTTTGGTTGCCTTTTCTATGCCGACACTTTTTTTCTTTTGGTTAACTCGTTATAAAAAACCAGAGTAA
- a CDS encoding nuclear transport factor 2 family protein has translation MHPNEELLNKFYSAFQKKDFKTMGECYADTVEFNDPVFRGLKGNAARAMWQMLIERGADLKLTFSNIKANDIEGSADWVAIYPFSKTGRTVTNRIHAKFQFKDGKIINHKDHFSLWKWAGMALGATGYFMGFLPFIQNQIKSEANTGLTMFMKRKKITA, from the coding sequence ATGCACCCAAACGAAGAATTACTTAATAAATTTTACAGCGCTTTTCAAAAGAAAGATTTTAAAACTATGGGCGAATGTTATGCTGATACAGTTGAATTCAATGATCCTGTTTTCCGAGGATTAAAAGGAAACGCAGCAAGAGCAATGTGGCAAATGCTTATTGAACGCGGAGCTGACTTAAAACTTACATTTAGCAATATAAAAGCTAACGACATCGAAGGGAGTGCTGATTGGGTTGCCATTTATCCATTTAGCAAAACGGGTAGAACTGTAACTAACCGTATCCATGCAAAATTCCAATTTAAAGATGGGAAAATAATAAACCACAAAGATCATTTTAGTCTTTGGAAATGGGCGGGAATGGCACTCGGAGCAACTGGTTATTTTATGGGATTTCTTCCATTTATTCAAAATCAAATTAAATCTGAGGCTAATACTGGTTTAACTATGTTTATGAAAAGGAAAAAAATTACAGCGTAA
- a CDS encoding DNA-protecting protein DprA, with amino-acid sequence MENLIPYYFAYSIFSSIAHRYKLLSGTPNLFELEKIISPLLRSEEINKIKVAANTLKFETEKRGVELVSYYDATYPKLLKEIDKPPILLFCKGNTNLLQHELVSVVGTRKPTPTSLLATSLLPEFLSKSNKFGIVSGVATGIDRAVMLAALEANIPTIGIMGTGMEKEYPYQNRDLYKKIKSSPNGLLITEMRIGEVIGKWSFPKRNRIITGISKLLVLMEAPLKSGAMSSVSHALEQGREVIVFDDPSLLYNEGGRKLIEDGASKLSLADIKKDPDSFFHISEIIPKNFQDIPLLFSSLSQLENEGLFQNIGGGYYRKNPFSKYSFDKLA; translated from the coding sequence ATGGAAAACTTGATTCCGTATTATTTTGCGTATTCAATTTTTTCCTCCATTGCACATAGATATAAATTATTATCCGGAACACCAAATTTATTTGAATTAGAAAAAATTATTTCCCCTCTACTACGTTCTGAGGAAATAAATAAAATCAAAGTTGCCGCAAATACTTTAAAATTCGAAACAGAAAAAAGAGGAGTAGAGTTAGTCAGTTACTACGACGCAACATATCCAAAATTACTAAAAGAAATTGACAAACCGCCTATTTTGCTTTTTTGTAAGGGTAATACTAATTTACTCCAACACGAATTAGTCTCTGTAGTGGGTACACGAAAACCAACTCCAACTTCTTTACTCGCTACGAGTTTACTTCCTGAATTTTTAAGTAAATCAAATAAGTTTGGGATTGTTTCGGGTGTAGCAACTGGAATAGATAGAGCAGTCATGTTAGCCGCACTCGAAGCCAACATTCCGACCATTGGGATAATGGGAACTGGAATGGAAAAAGAATATCCGTATCAAAATCGAGACCTCTACAAAAAAATAAAATCCTCTCCAAATGGATTGTTAATAACGGAAATGCGAATCGGTGAAGTAATTGGCAAATGGTCTTTCCCTAAACGAAATAGAATTATAACTGGAATTTCGAAACTTCTAGTTTTAATGGAAGCCCCGTTGAAAAGTGGGGCTATGTCCTCAGTATCCCATGCACTCGAACAAGGAAGGGAAGTAATTGTATTTGACGATCCATCCCTGCTCTATAACGAAGGAGGTCGTAAACTTATTGAAGATGGTGCGAGCAAATTAAGTTTAGCTGATATAAAAAAAGATCCGGACTCGTTCTTTCATATTTCCGAAATTATCCCTAAAAACTTCCAAGATATACCTTTATTATTTTCATCACTCAGCCAGCTAGAAAATGAAGGACTTTTTCAAAATATAGGTGGAGGTTATTACAGAAAAAATCCCTTTTCAAAATATTCATTTGACAAATTGGCATAA
- the rimI gene encoding ribosomal protein S18-alanine N-acetyltransferase — protein sequence MIKKTSIQDYEFLANLEKECFPAESWNLNQILSHHQSQSSFVYFQENNLQNPVAYLFFIENSFELEILRIGVSPKFRRLGIADKLIAFLGTYAKEREIILEVKSENLAAIALYKKKGFIDFAVRKRYYPDGNDAILMKKESRND from the coding sequence TTGATAAAAAAAACTTCTATACAGGATTATGAATTCCTCGCGAACTTAGAAAAAGAATGTTTTCCCGCCGAAAGTTGGAATCTAAATCAAATTCTATCGCACCATCAATCCCAAAGTTCTTTTGTTTACTTCCAAGAAAATAATCTCCAAAATCCAGTAGCTTACCTTTTTTTTATAGAAAATTCATTTGAATTGGAAATTTTACGAATCGGTGTATCGCCAAAATTCCGTCGATTAGGGATTGCAGATAAATTAATCGCATTTTTGGGAACCTATGCAAAAGAACGAGAAATTATTTTAGAAGTAAAATCAGAAAATCTTGCAGCAATTGCACTTTATAAAAAAAAAGGCTTTATAGATTTTGCAGTTCGTAAAAGATACTACCCCGATGGAAACGATGCCATATTAATGAAAAAGGAAAGCAGAAATGATTGA
- a CDS encoding lytic transglycosylase domain-containing protein has protein sequence MKFLPLHILLVITLSCNTVTNGTAETVVRPPKVPSNVTFAGEKVPLEDQDVLERLDKELIVNQNYHSSTILIYKNVKRYKEPIEKILKEEGVPEDFFYLAVAESALNPNATSSANAAGVWQFMQGTAEGYGLEVSTYVDERRHFIKSTRAACKYLLDAYKEFGNWTLVAAAYNRGQKGMKDAVTSQKINDYYKLYLNQETARYVFRIIALKLILSNPMEYNFELTENIQYPSYKLKSISVKESISSLPEFAITNGTNYKTLILHNPWIRTGKYNFDVSNGKTYDFLIPD, from the coding sequence ATGAAATTTTTACCTTTACATATATTATTAGTTATTACCCTTTCTTGTAATACAGTTACGAATGGAACCGCGGAAACTGTTGTTCGCCCACCTAAAGTTCCCTCAAACGTAACCTTCGCAGGAGAAAAAGTTCCACTAGAAGACCAAGATGTATTAGAACGTTTGGACAAAGAATTAATCGTAAATCAAAACTACCACTCTTCCACGATATTGATTTATAAAAATGTAAAACGATACAAAGAACCAATAGAAAAAATTCTAAAAGAAGAGGGAGTTCCAGAAGACTTTTTTTATCTCGCAGTCGCCGAAAGTGCACTTAATCCAAATGCAACCTCATCTGCAAACGCCGCTGGAGTGTGGCAATTTATGCAAGGAACTGCAGAAGGATACGGACTTGAAGTCAGCACATATGTAGACGAAAGGCGACATTTTATAAAATCAACACGCGCTGCTTGTAAATATTTATTAGATGCTTACAAAGAATTCGGCAACTGGACGTTAGTTGCAGCAGCATATAATCGAGGACAGAAAGGCATGAAAGATGCAGTTACATCTCAAAAAATAAATGACTATTACAAATTATATTTGAATCAAGAAACAGCAAGGTATGTGTTCCGAATCATTGCATTGAAGCTAATACTGAGTAACCCTATGGAATACAATTTTGAACTTACGGAAAATATTCAATATCCTAGTTACAAACTAAAGAGTATATCAGTAAAAGAATCAATTAGTAGCCTACCAGAATTTGCAATCACAAATGGAACAAATTACAAAACTTTGATTTTACATAATCCATGGATTCGAACAGGTAAGTATAACTTTGATGTGTCAAATGGAAAAACTTATGATTTTCTAATTCCGGATTAA
- a CDS encoding response regulator, translating into MKILIVDDNDRYANNLKTFFDNKNIETVRAYNAKEGWEKFQKENFHTVISDITMETQTSGLFLVRDIYKSKYKGNIIIATTGFDFPGVMMLSKYILPSFGGVGWMIPKVPLKRGEVVFVPTTLGKKDFLTML; encoded by the coding sequence ATGAAAATATTAATAGTAGATGACAACGATCGTTATGCGAATAATCTTAAAACTTTTTTTGATAATAAAAATATCGAAACAGTAAGAGCATACAATGCAAAAGAAGGTTGGGAAAAATTTCAAAAAGAAAATTTTCACACAGTAATAAGCGATATTACTATGGAGACACAAACTTCTGGTTTATTTCTTGTTCGTGATATTTATAAATCAAAATATAAAGGGAATATCATTATTGCAACGACCGGATTTGATTTTCCAGGTGTGATGATGTTGAGTAAATATATATTACCTTCTTTCGGTGGAGTCGGATGGATGATTCCCAAAGTACCTTTAAAGAGGGGTGAAGTAGTATTTGTCCCAACTACTTTAGGCAAAAAAGATTTTTTAACTATGTTGTGA
- a CDS encoding serine hydrolase — protein MRIRLKLFIVLIILNLCKTDTAIEKYNSSFLKKTGNVDETKVSQIKQSLENWLTYNYSKKIFPSVAVGVVKGSELIYSYKLGTTEKTNFGLGSITKTFTGTMVMQAIEKGLIELDAPANKYLSGLKLEKEELKSKPVTIRHLLSHTSGMPDLRYYQNPELHPAATTGLPFNITGQIYPAGYHYRYSNHGFMTLGVILEKVYNKPLKQIIEEEIFAKIGMENSFASPMVQGAGGIQTNLIDMGRYASMWLNEGKSVNGIQVLKPATVNKMIQLQTPIPKFARTKKYCGLAWRTECDEEGVTTFFHIGGANYVAAWVQMFPKYDIAVFYLSNPPEYDDNLMTQLVIMQWKLGDLASAIVGAEKGVHKTGETIPTEEIYKKYEGIYKNPLTQKKASVLYKDNKLFFKMDGGGQVLLPPSTINVFGGPGGPGSYEFTWHPLTQTILGVSNYSGFYERIYE, from the coding sequence ATGCGGATTAGATTAAAACTTTTTATTGTTTTAATAATTCTAAATTTATGTAAGACCGATACAGCTATTGAAAAATACAATTCCTCTTTTTTAAAAAAAACTGGCAATGTCGACGAAACAAAAGTTTCTCAAATTAAACAAAGTTTAGAGAACTGGTTAACTTATAATTACTCAAAAAAAATATTTCCCTCTGTGGCTGTAGGTGTCGTTAAAGGAAGCGAATTAATATACAGTTACAAACTAGGCACAACAGAAAAAACGAATTTTGGTTTAGGCTCAATTACAAAAACATTCACTGGAACTATGGTGATGCAAGCAATTGAAAAGGGTTTAATCGAATTAGACGCTCCGGCAAATAAATACCTTTCCGGCTTAAAACTAGAAAAGGAAGAACTTAAGTCAAAACCAGTTACAATACGGCACCTATTGTCGCATACTTCCGGTATGCCTGATCTAAGGTATTACCAGAATCCAGAATTGCATCCAGCAGCTACTACAGGTTTGCCGTTTAATATTACAGGACAAATTTATCCCGCTGGGTATCATTATCGTTACTCAAACCATGGATTTATGACGTTAGGCGTAATACTAGAAAAAGTATACAATAAACCATTAAAACAAATTATAGAAGAAGAAATTTTTGCAAAAATTGGAATGGAAAATTCATTTGCAAGTCCAATGGTACAGGGCGCGGGTGGAATTCAGACAAACCTAATAGATATGGGACGTTATGCCTCAATGTGGTTAAACGAAGGTAAATCAGTAAACGGAATACAAGTATTAAAACCCGCAACAGTTAATAAAATGATCCAATTGCAAACTCCAATTCCAAAGTTTGCACGAACCAAAAAATACTGTGGCCTTGCTTGGAGAACAGAATGTGACGAAGAAGGAGTAACAACATTTTTCCACATTGGCGGTGCAAATTATGTAGCGGCATGGGTACAAATGTTTCCCAAATATGATATAGCTGTATTTTATTTATCCAATCCGCCTGAATACGATGATAACTTAATGACACAACTTGTAATTATGCAATGGAAATTAGGCGATTTAGCTTCTGCCATCGTAGGTGCAGAAAAAGGCGTTCATAAAACAGGTGAAACAATTCCCACAGAAGAAATTTATAAAAAGTATGAAGGTATTTATAAAAATCCCCTCACTCAAAAAAAAGCATCCGTATTGTACAAAGATAACAAACTTTTTTTTAAAATGGATGGCGGTGGGCAAGTTTTATTACCCCCTAGCACAATCAATGTGTTCGGTGGTCCGGGAGGTCCGGGATCCTACGAATTCACTTGGCATCCACTGACGCAGACAATATTAGGTGTTTCAAATTATTCAGGATTTTATGAAAGGATTTACGAATGA
- a CDS encoding beta-lactamase family protein: protein MKKNQILNIFLIFLLFLSPNIVHITSEDEGTPNELVTKKNAELKAEISASEKEIRKELLKLEKAMVNVTQNAISNHYIMGSSVAIYYKRSLAFEVNEVFKNSTPLSLASVSKPFTSLAIMQLADNGLLKLNDPISKFIPEFTKQFPAVEGKEITVRHLMQHTSGIPYSGVRQIYTAGSKFMYSNYNYRLLANIIEKVSGQSYANYIKENIFTPLEMEDSMVSQNADGASGIAVSSRNLANFANLFLGEGKFGNQSIVQSSKIKKIFKAPEFMQKTSQMEFYGLGWRVNRENNLVKLFYHTGLWNGIFADLRIMPQNKSFIIQLCNPPSYKSAGFTSYQGQIHSLAVKYIELLEKLPEQPDSELASVNFLEDQEDLFPDAD from the coding sequence TTGAAAAAAAACCAAATCCTAAATATATTCCTGATTTTCTTACTATTTTTATCTCCGAACATAGTTCACATTACTTCCGAGGATGAAGGAACTCCTAACGAATTAGTTACAAAAAAAAATGCTGAACTGAAGGCTGAAATCAGCGCATCCGAAAAAGAAATTCGAAAAGAACTTCTTAAACTGGAAAAAGCAATGGTAAACGTTACTCAAAATGCTATCAGCAATCATTATATAATGGGTTCTTCCGTTGCTATTTATTATAAAAGAAGCCTAGCATTCGAGGTAAATGAAGTTTTCAAAAACTCTACTCCTCTTTCCCTTGCCTCTGTTTCTAAACCATTTACTAGTTTAGCCATTATGCAGTTAGCTGATAATGGACTATTAAAGTTGAATGATCCAATTTCGAAATTCATTCCGGAATTCACAAAACAATTTCCTGCAGTGGAAGGAAAAGAAATTACTGTCCGTCATCTTATGCAACACACTTCTGGAATTCCATATTCTGGTGTCAGACAAATCTACACAGCAGGCAGTAAGTTTATGTATTCCAATTATAACTACCGATTACTAGCCAATATAATTGAAAAAGTATCTGGTCAAAGTTATGCAAATTATATAAAAGAAAATATTTTCACACCGCTTGAAATGGAAGATTCTATGGTCAGCCAAAATGCGGATGGTGCTTCGGGCATTGCTGTTTCTTCTAGAAATTTAGCCAATTTTGCAAACCTATTTTTGGGAGAAGGAAAATTTGGAAATCAATCCATAGTCCAATCTTCCAAAATAAAAAAAATATTTAAAGCTCCAGAATTTATGCAAAAGACTTCTCAAATGGAATTTTATGGATTAGGCTGGCGTGTGAATAGAGAAAACAACTTAGTAAAATTATTTTATCACACTGGTTTATGGAATGGAATTTTTGCAGATCTAAGAATTATGCCGCAAAACAAATCTTTTATCATTCAACTGTGTAATCCACCTTCTTACAAATCTGCCGGATTTACGTCTTACCAAGGACAAATTCATTCTCTGGCAGTTAAATATATTGAACTTCTGGAAAAATTACCGGAACAACCGGATTCAGAGTTGGCTAGTGTAAATTTTTTGGAAGACCAAGAAGATTTATTTCCTGATGCGGATTAG